One region of bacterium genomic DNA includes:
- a CDS encoding SDR family oxidoreductase, with protein MTIPQGVILISGGSRGLGLAMTQRLLSHGAKIASFARTETAAVAALRKQYPENYWFEPLDMLDTEKLEAFVNDAAQRFGEIFALVNNAAIGQDHFLVHMSSDMIRDILAINLQQPILLTKAVLKKMLLNENGGRIVNVSSICGSRGYTGLSVYSTTKAGLDALTRSLAREVGARNILINSIAPGFFLSEMSSVLASNQIDAIRRRTPTEQLSDVGDVLPVLEMLLFENTNITGQTLFVDGGASN; from the coding sequence GTGACGATTCCACAAGGGGTTATTCTGATTAGTGGCGGGTCGCGCGGTCTTGGTCTTGCGATGACCCAACGTCTCCTATCGCACGGTGCAAAGATCGCCTCGTTCGCCCGAACCGAAACTGCAGCAGTGGCAGCTCTGCGTAAACAGTATCCAGAAAATTACTGGTTTGAACCGTTGGATATGCTCGATACCGAAAAATTGGAAGCATTTGTCAACGATGCCGCCCAACGATTTGGTGAAATCTTTGCATTGGTCAACAATGCGGCGATTGGACAGGATCATTTCTTGGTTCACATGTCGTCAGACATGATTCGCGACATTCTTGCTATAAACCTTCAACAGCCGATTCTTCTGACCAAAGCTGTACTCAAAAAAATGTTACTGAATGAAAACGGCGGTCGAATCGTAAATGTCTCTTCGATCTGTGGTTCTCGTGGCTATACAGGATTGTCGGTGTACTCGACAACGAAAGCGGGATTGGATGCCCTTACCCGCTCACTCGCGCGTGAAGTGGGCGCTCGGAATATTCTGATAAACTCGATTGCCCCCGGTTTTTTTCTCTCGGAAATGTCATCGGTACTGGCATCAAATCAGATCGATGCCATCCGTCGCCGCACTCCCACCGAACAACTGAGCGATGTGGGAGATGTACTCCCCGTCCTTGAAATGCTATTGTTCGAGAATACGAACATTACTGGACAGACCCTCTTTGTCGATGGTGGTGCTTCCAATTAA